Part of the Acidimicrobiia bacterium genome, GACCGTGCCCACCGCGGTCGTTTCCGTCATGCCCCATCCCTCGAAAATCGGGATGCCCAGCGCCATGAAGAACTTGAGTACCTCGGGAGCGATCGGCGCCGACCCGCTGATGGCCTGCCGGCAGCGTTGCATTCCCAGTTTCTTCTTGAGCGACCGATACACGAGGGCGTTGCCAACCAGGTGAAGCAATCCACCCCAGAGTCCACGTGAGCCGCGCTCCAGCATCCGGTCGGCGTTCCGCATGCCGGCGCCCAGGAAGATCTTGTAAAGCACTTTCTTGGCCACCGAAGCGTCGGCCATCCTTATCTGCACGCTGGCGTGCATCTTCTCCCAGATCCGCGGTGGGGCGGGGAAATACGTCGGCTGGATCTCGCCCAGGTCGGAAACCACGGTCTCGATCGACTCGGCGAAGTTGACGGTAGCTCGCATCGCCAGCGCCCCTGCCAGGTCGTAGAGACGCCCGAACACGTGGCACAGAGGCAGGTAGGAGAGGTACTGAACAGAGGAAGGTACCGAGTCGCCCGCAATCAGCCGACGGCCGCTCTCGGAGACCCACACCATGTTGTTGTGCGAGAGCATCGCGCCCTTCGGCGGTCCGGTTGTGCCCGACGTGTATACGAGGGTTCCCACGTCGTCCGGATCGATGGCATCGACCAGTTCGTCAACCCGGCCGGGTGACTCCGCCAGAGCGGCGCGGCCGATTCCGAGGAAGTCCTCCCAGGACATGAGCATTGGATCTTCGTACGAGCGCACCCCCCTGGGCTCCACATAGATGATCTTGGCGAGGTTCGGCAGGCGGTCCTTCACCTCGAGGGCCTTGTCCACCTGTTCCTGGTCTTCTGCAATGAGGATCTTCGCCTCTGAATGGCCGAGCAGATACTCGACTTCTGCCGACGGATTGGTCGGGTAGAGCCCCACCGAAGCGGCTTGAATCGACTGGGCGGCGATGTCGGACACAACCCATGCGATGCGGTTCTCAGACTGTATGGCGACCTTGTCGCCCGGCCGGATCCCGAGCGTCCACATTCCCATGGCGGCCGCTTGAACGAGGTCCCAGTAACCGGCGTAGGTCGTCTCTTGCCAGATGCCGAACTCTTTCTCGCGCAGGGCAACCTTGTCCGGCTCCTCTCTGGCGATACTCCTCAGTAGTTCCGGGATCGATTTGACTCCGAGCCACTGGGCACCGGGCCGGGATCGTTCGAGTGTGCTGGTCATGGTGATTCCCCCGTATCTGCGACGAACGCCTCCTCGCCGGGCAGTTCGAACTCTTCTCCCAGATATGCCTTGATCACATCCGGGTTACGTTGCACGTCTGCGGGTGCTCCTTCGGCGATCTTCTCACCGAAGTCGAGGACCATGACCCGATCGGCGATGTCCATCACGAGACCCATGTCGTGCTCCACGAGGATCAAGGCGATACCGAGCTCTTCCTGGATGTCGAGGATGAACCGGGCCATGTCCTCTGTCTCCTCGAGGTTCATTCCGGCGGCCGGTTCATCGAGCAACAGCAGTTTGGGATCCATCGCCAGAGCTCTCCCGAGCTCCACTCGCTTCTGGATCCCGTACGGCAGCATTCCCACCAGGCTCTTGCGATATGCCTCGATCTCGAGGAAGTCGATGATTTCTTCTGCACGCCGCCGGTGTTCGGTCTCCTCGCGCTGGGCCCGTCCCCAGAAGAGGGCGGAAGCCAGCACGCCGGACTTCATTCGCAGGTTGCGGCCCAGCAGGATGTTGTCCAGGACCGTCAGGTTGGTGAACAGCTCGATGTTCTGGAATGTGCGCGCAATGCCGAGCTCGGCGATGCGGTGGGGTTTCATCCCGACAATCTCTGCTCCATCGAAGAGGATCGAG contains:
- a CDS encoding AMP-binding protein: MTSTLERSRPGAQWLGVKSIPELLRSIAREEPDKVALREKEFGIWQETTYAGYWDLVQAAAMGMWTLGIRPGDKVAIQSENRIAWVVSDIAAQSIQAASVGLYPTNPSAEVEYLLGHSEAKILIAEDQEQVDKALEVKDRLPNLAKIIYVEPRGVRSYEDPMLMSWEDFLGIGRAALAESPGRVDELVDAIDPDDVGTLVYTSGTTGPPKGAMLSHNNMVWVSESGRRLIAGDSVPSSVQYLSYLPLCHVFGRLYDLAGALAMRATVNFAESIETVVSDLGEIQPTYFPAPPRIWEKMHASVQIRMADASVAKKVLYKIFLGAGMRNADRMLERGSRGLWGGLLHLVGNALVYRSLKKKLGMQRCRQAISGSAPIAPEVLKFFMALGIPIFEGWGMTETTAVGTVNSLGDMKLGTIGKPIDDVEIELADDGEILVRSPGIFKGYFKNPEATAETIEPDGWMHTGDVAEWTEDGFLRIVDRKKDIIITAGGKNISPSEIENKLKVSPFVKEAMVIGDRRKFLSALIGIEFDTVANWAQRKNITFTTYRDLSEKPEVVGLIQKAVDEANQHFARVETIKKFALIPKELDHEEGELTATQKIKRRVLADQFSDMIEEMYA
- a CDS encoding ABC transporter ATP-binding protein, with translation MSDHLLHFKEVRLSFAGVTAIDGVGFHVDEGELFAIIGPNGAGKTSIFNCLNGVYLPQEGSILFDGAEIVGMKPHRIAELGIARTFQNIELFTNLTVLDNILLGRNLRMKSGVLASALFWGRAQREETEHRRRAEEIIDFLEIEAYRKSLVGMLPYGIQKRVELGRALAMDPKLLLLDEPAAGMNLEETEDMARFILDIQEELGIALILVEHDMGLVMDIADRVMVLDFGEKIAEGAPADVQRNPDVIKAYLGEEFELPGEEAFVADTGESP